A single genomic interval of Phocoenobacter uteri harbors:
- the napG gene encoding ferredoxin-type protein NapG produces the protein MKKNLVTPERRKFLKNATRTAGGLIGVGLLLGLQQKQVMARKGVALRPPFALLDEQEFSAACIRCGQCVQACPYDMLNLASLVSSKEAGTPYFVARNKPCEMCVDIPCAKACPTGALDSKATDINKAKMGLAVLLDHETCLNWQGLRCDVCYRVCPLIDEAITLEEQRNPRSDKHAMFIPTVHSDFCTGCGKCEQACVLEEAAIKVLPNDLAKGMLGEHYRFGWQEKEKAGHSLAPKDIISFPIRGFKDGL, from the coding sequence ATGAAAAAAAATCTTGTGACACCAGAACGCCGTAAGTTCTTAAAAAATGCCACTCGCACTGCGGGTGGACTGATTGGAGTCGGCTTGCTGTTAGGTTTACAGCAAAAACAAGTGATGGCGAGAAAAGGCGTTGCATTACGTCCACCTTTTGCCTTGCTTGATGAACAAGAATTTTCAGCGGCTTGCATTCGTTGTGGACAATGTGTGCAAGCCTGTCCTTATGATATGTTAAATCTAGCAAGCCTCGTTTCATCAAAAGAAGCGGGGACACCTTATTTTGTGGCTCGTAATAAACCTTGTGAAATGTGTGTGGATATTCCTTGTGCGAAGGCTTGCCCAACGGGGGCGTTGGATTCCAAAGCAACGGATATCAACAAAGCAAAAATGGGCTTGGCGGTGTTGCTTGATCACGAAACCTGCTTGAATTGGCAAGGGTTACGTTGTGATGTGTGTTATCGTGTTTGTCCATTGATTGATGAGGCGATAACCCTAGAAGAGCAACGTAATCCGCGTTCTGACAAACACGCAATGTTTATTCCAACGGTGCATTCTGATTTTTGTACAGGGTGTGGTAAGTGTGAACAGGCGTGTGTATTGGAAGAAGCAGCGATCAAGGTGCTACCAAATGATCTCGCCAAAGGAATGCTGGGCGAACATTATCGTTTTGGCTGGCAAGAGAAGGAAAAAGCAGGGCATTCGCTTGCACCGAAAGACATCATTAGCTTTCCCATTCGTGGATTTAAGGACGGTCTATAA